The following are from one region of the Bacteroidota bacterium genome:
- a CDS encoding S1/P1 nuclease, with protein sequence MKKLMVILVLIIGCQTLPAQAWSRNGHMIIAAMTYRALPDALKAEYTALLRQHPDYEKWAALHAELRVDIDLGEFLFMRASVWPDEIRRKGNAYDHPTWHYTNFPVITDGFPLEETLTPDNDVIFAINESARILRDASATKVDQAAHLSWILHTIGDIHQPMHCVALVNLVYPQGDRGGNLFFVRPSENSRGMNLHAYWDGLLGTSGRIQDARNDATLLWSQLAAGMEADVNPDFDVRGWALEGREIAITHVYLEGELDGAVEEARHVAVVLPETYGRRAKSIAQERAVIASLRLLRVLSEL encoded by the coding sequence ATGAAAAAGCTAATGGTCATCCTGGTGCTTATCATTGGGTGCCAGACCCTACCTGCGCAAGCCTGGAGCCGCAATGGTCACATGATTATTGCGGCGATGACGTACCGGGCGCTTCCTGATGCGCTCAAGGCAGAATATACCGCGCTCCTGCGACAGCACCCTGATTACGAGAAATGGGCTGCCTTGCATGCAGAATTGCGTGTGGATATAGATCTGGGCGAATTCCTGTTTATGCGCGCGAGCGTGTGGCCGGACGAAATCCGCCGCAAAGGCAATGCATACGATCATCCTACGTGGCACTACACCAACTTCCCCGTGATAACAGACGGTTTTCCTTTGGAAGAGACCTTGACGCCTGATAATGATGTGATCTTTGCTATTAACGAAAGCGCGCGCATCCTCAGGGATGCCTCTGCAACCAAAGTAGATCAGGCGGCTCACTTGAGTTGGATTTTGCATACGATAGGCGACATTCATCAACCCATGCATTGCGTTGCGCTTGTCAACCTGGTGTACCCGCAGGGGGACCGGGGAGGTAACCTGTTTTTTGTACGCCCAAGTGAAAATAGTCGGGGCATGAATCTGCATGCATATTGGGATGGCCTGTTAGGAACGAGTGGCAGAATTCAAGACGCACGCAACGACGCAACGCTGTTATGGTCACAACTTGCCGCCGGCATGGAAGCGGATGTGAACCCAGATTTTGATGTGCGTGGATGGGCACTTGAAGGGCGAGAGATTGCCATTACCCACGTCTACCTGGAAGGAGAACTCGACGGCGCGGTAGAGGAGGCGCGGCATGTCGCGGTTGTTTTACCAGAAACTTACGGTAGACGCGCCAAATCGATAGCACAGGAAAGAGCCGTGATTGCCAGTTTACGTTTACTGCGTGTTCTTTCAGAACTTTAA